A genome region from Bradyrhizobium commune includes the following:
- a CDS encoding HugZ family protein yields MQPTPDFAPQKLAKSLLRRSRQGALATLMAGSGDPYCSLVNLASHPDGSPILLISRLAVHTRNILADARVSLMLDERAAGDPLEGARIMLSGRAEEAGAEKDLLQRRYLSAHPSAEAFVGFKDFSFFRIKPTGTHLVAGFGRIVDLKPEQFLTDLTGAEDLLAAEEGAVAHMNADHRDAMGLYATKLLGAPAGDWRCTGCDPEGLDMQDGQTALRLEFPERVTDGTALRKMLVRLADDARQDGRNGGLAATN; encoded by the coding sequence ATGCAACCGACCCCCGATTTCGCTCCCCAAAAGCTCGCCAAATCGCTGCTCAGGCGGTCGCGGCAGGGGGCGCTGGCAACGCTGATGGCCGGCAGCGGCGATCCCTATTGCTCCCTGGTCAATCTGGCGAGCCACCCCGATGGCTCGCCTATCCTGCTGATCTCGCGGCTGGCCGTGCATACCAGGAACATCCTGGCTGACGCCCGCGTCTCCCTGATGCTGGACGAGCGCGCGGCAGGTGATCCCCTGGAAGGCGCCCGGATCATGCTGTCCGGCCGGGCGGAAGAGGCCGGCGCCGAGAAAGATCTGCTTCAGCGGCGGTATCTGAGTGCCCATCCGTCGGCGGAAGCCTTTGTCGGATTTAAGGATTTCTCGTTCTTCCGGATCAAGCCCACCGGAACCCATCTGGTCGCGGGCTTCGGCCGGATCGTCGATCTCAAGCCGGAGCAATTCCTCACGGACCTCACTGGCGCAGAGGACCTGCTCGCGGCCGAGGAGGGCGCCGTCGCGCACATGAATGCCGACCATCGCGATGCGATGGGCCTCTACGCCACAAAGCTCCTGGGCGCGCCCGCGGGCGACTGGCGCTGCACCGGCTGCGATCCGGAGGGCCTCGACATGCAGGATGGCCAGACCGCGCTGCGGCTGGAATTCCCGGAACGGGTGACTGATGGGACGGCGCTGCGCAAGATGCTGGTCCGGCTTGCCGACGACGCGCGCCAAGACGGACGAAACGGCGGGCTAGCCGCGACAAATTGA
- a CDS encoding phosphoenolpyruvate carboxykinase, giving the protein MQETGVRNGAFGADKFGLKNLKQVHWNLGAPQLYQYSLAAGEAVLSADGALCADTGEFTGRSPKDKFTVRDATTDKKMWWAGNQSITAEQFETLYQDFLKHAEGNSLFAQDLYGGADPAYRIKTRVFTELAWHSLFIRTLLIRPEAVELSSFTPELTIIDMPSFRADPKRHGCKSENVVAIDFARKIVLIGGSYYAGEMKKSVFTTLNYYLPERGVMPMHCSANVGAKGDAAIFFGLSGTGKTTLSADPNRTLIGDDEHGWGPNGIFNFEGGCYAKCIKLSQEAEPEIFAASTRFGAVLENCVLDEDTRVVDFDDGSKTENTRSAYPLDFIPNASRTGRAPQPKNVVMLAADAFGVLPPIAKLSPAQAMYHFLSGYTAKVAGTERGLGNEPQPEFSTCFGSPFLPLDPSVYGNMLRDLIAQHNVDCWLVNTGWTGGKYGTGSRMPIKVTRALLTAALDGSLRNVEFRTDKYFGFAVPTALPGVPSEILNPVNTWKDKDEFDKTARALVGMFQKNFAKFEAQVDAEVRAAAPDVKLAAE; this is encoded by the coding sequence GTGCAAGAGACGGGCGTGCGCAACGGTGCCTTTGGCGCCGACAAATTCGGCTTAAAGAATCTCAAGCAGGTTCATTGGAACCTCGGCGCACCACAGCTCTATCAATATTCGCTCGCGGCCGGCGAGGCGGTGCTGTCTGCCGACGGCGCGCTCTGCGCCGACACCGGCGAGTTCACCGGCCGCAGCCCGAAGGACAAGTTCACGGTGCGTGACGCCACCACCGACAAGAAGATGTGGTGGGCCGGCAACCAGTCGATCACCGCAGAGCAGTTCGAGACGCTCTACCAGGATTTCCTCAAGCACGCCGAAGGCAACAGCCTGTTCGCACAGGACCTCTACGGCGGCGCCGACCCGGCCTACCGGATCAAGACCCGGGTCTTCACCGAGCTCGCCTGGCACTCGCTGTTCATCCGCACGCTGCTGATCCGCCCCGAGGCGGTCGAGCTGTCGAGCTTCACGCCGGAGCTCACCATCATCGACATGCCGAGCTTCCGCGCCGATCCGAAGCGCCATGGCTGCAAGTCGGAGAACGTCGTCGCGATCGACTTCGCCCGCAAGATCGTGCTGATCGGCGGCTCCTATTATGCCGGCGAGATGAAGAAGTCGGTCTTCACCACGCTGAACTATTATCTGCCCGAGCGCGGCGTGATGCCGATGCACTGCTCGGCCAATGTCGGCGCCAAGGGCGATGCCGCGATCTTCTTCGGCCTGTCCGGCACCGGCAAGACCACGCTGTCGGCCGACCCCAACCGCACGCTGATCGGTGACGACGAGCACGGCTGGGGCCCGAACGGCATCTTCAATTTCGAGGGCGGCTGCTACGCCAAGTGCATCAAGCTCTCGCAGGAAGCCGAGCCCGAGATCTTCGCCGCCTCGACCCGCTTCGGCGCGGTGCTCGAGAACTGCGTGCTCGACGAGGACACCCGCGTGGTGGATTTCGACGACGGCTCCAAGACCGAGAACACGCGTTCGGCCTATCCGCTCGATTTCATCCCGAACGCCTCGCGCACCGGCCGCGCGCCGCAGCCCAAGAACGTGGTGATGCTCGCCGCCGACGCGTTCGGCGTGCTGCCGCCGATCGCAAAGCTCTCGCCCGCGCAGGCGATGTATCACTTCCTCTCCGGTTACACCGCCAAGGTCGCGGGCACCGAGCGCGGTCTCGGCAACGAGCCGCAGCCGGAATTTTCGACCTGCTTCGGCTCGCCCTTCCTGCCGCTCGATCCCAGCGTCTACGGCAACATGCTGCGCGACCTGATCGCCCAGCACAACGTCGACTGCTGGCTGGTCAACACCGGCTGGACCGGCGGCAAGTATGGCACGGGCTCGCGCATGCCGATCAAGGTGACGCGCGCGCTGCTCACCGCCGCGCTCGACGGCTCGCTTCGCAACGTCGAATTCCGCACCGACAAATATTTCGGCTTCGCGGTCCCGACCGCGCTGCCCGGCGTGCCGAGCGAGATCCTCAACCCAGTCAACACCTGGAAGGACAAGGACGAGTTCGACAAGACCGCGCGTGCGCTGGTCGGCATGTTCCAGAAGAACTTTGCCAAGTTCGAAGCCCAGGTGGATGCAGAGGTGCGTGCGGCCGCTCCGGACGTGAAGCTCGCGGCGGAGTGA
- a CDS encoding response regulator transcription factor, which translates to MPTIALVDDDRNILTSVSIALEAEGYRIMTYTDGASALDGFRTTQPDLAILDIKMPRMDGMETLRRLRQKSDLPVIFLTSKDEEIDELFGLKMGADDFIRKPFSQRLLVERVKAVLRRSAPKDPTVAPKENDAKALDRGLLRMDPERHTCTWKNEPVTLTVTEFLILQALATRPGVVKSRNALMDAAYDDQVYVDDRTIDSHIKRLRKKFKVVDNDFEMIETLYGVGYRFKEA; encoded by the coding sequence ATGCCCACAATCGCTTTGGTCGACGACGACCGCAACATTCTCACATCCGTCTCGATCGCGCTGGAAGCCGAAGGCTACCGCATCATGACCTACACCGACGGTGCCTCCGCGCTGGACGGTTTCCGCACCACCCAACCCGATCTCGCCATCCTCGACATCAAGATGCCGCGCATGGACGGCATGGAGACGCTGCGCCGTCTCAGGCAAAAGTCCGACCTGCCGGTGATCTTCCTGACCTCCAAGGACGAAGAGATCGACGAACTGTTCGGCCTCAAGATGGGCGCCGACGATTTCATCCGCAAACCGTTCTCGCAGCGTCTGCTGGTCGAGCGCGTCAAGGCCGTGCTGCGCCGCTCGGCGCCCAAGGATCCGACCGTTGCGCCGAAGGAGAACGACGCCAAGGCGCTCGATCGCGGTCTTTTGCGGATGGATCCGGAACGCCACACCTGCACCTGGAAGAACGAGCCGGTGACCCTCACCGTCACCGAATTCCTGATCCTCCAGGCGCTCGCAACCCGCCCCGGCGTGGTCAAAAGCCGCAACGCGCTGATGGACGCCGCCTATGACGATCAGGTCTATGTCGACGACCGCACCATCGACAGCCACATCAAGCGGCTGCGCAAGAAGTTCAAGGTGGTCGACAACGATTTCGAGATGATCGAGACGCTCTACGGCGTTGGCTACCGTTTCAAGGAAGCCTGA
- a CDS encoding sensor histidine kinase yields the protein MLDRTQPDQSSNAEDNASHGASDHEDKPVAKSRPPLNWFKRAGQFFFALSFSSLTRRIVSLNLAGLVALVASILYLSQFRAGLIDARAQSLLVQAEIIAGAIGASATVQTNAITVDPERLLDLKLGESYGGPDDSLDFPINPERVAPVLRTLISPTKTRARIFDPNGSVLLDSRDLDIVRTQPLPPPSDKLNLVERATVAVRLWINRGDLPLYRELGRENGNGYVEVADALQGEKRSMVRVNARGEVIVSVAVPVLRSRAIHGALMLSTQGDDIDQMVTAERLAILKVGGVAAAVMIMLSLLLASTIAGPVRRLADSAERVRRRIKTRVEIPDFTRRRDEIGHLSGALRDMTNALYKRIEAIEMFAADVAHELKNPLTSLRSAVETLPLARNENSRARLLEVIEHDVKRLDRLISDISDASRLDAELQRQDAIPVDLKRLLGTLVSVANETKLGHDVAVEARFEGRGGSDTFSVTGHDSRLGQVVSNLLSNAQSFSEAGSKVRLTCRRVRGEIEIVVDDDGPGIRDDALERIFERFYTDRPHQGFGQNSGLGLSISKQIVEAHGGRIWAENRAGPPDEDGAPTVAGARFVVRLPAL from the coding sequence TTGCTGGACCGAACGCAGCCTGATCAGAGTTCGAACGCCGAGGACAATGCATCCCACGGCGCCTCGGACCATGAGGACAAGCCGGTCGCGAAGAGCCGGCCGCCGCTGAACTGGTTCAAGCGCGCCGGGCAGTTCTTCTTCGCGCTGTCCTTCTCGAGCCTGACCCGCCGCATCGTCTCGCTCAACCTCGCGGGCCTCGTCGCGCTGGTCGCGAGCATCCTGTATCTGTCGCAATTCCGCGCCGGCCTGATCGACGCGCGCGCGCAGAGCCTGCTGGTGCAAGCCGAGATCATCGCCGGTGCGATCGGAGCCTCGGCGACGGTGCAGACCAACGCGATCACCGTCGACCCCGAGCGGCTGCTCGACCTGAAACTGGGCGAGAGCTATGGCGGACCGGACGATTCGCTGGATTTTCCGATCAATCCCGAACGTGTCGCGCCGGTGTTGCGCACGCTGATCTCGCCGACCAAGACCCGCGCGCGGATCTTCGATCCCAACGGTTCGGTGCTGCTCGACAGCCGCGACCTCGACATCGTGCGGACCCAGCCGCTGCCGCCGCCATCGGACAAACTCAACCTGGTCGAACGGGCTACCGTCGCGGTGCGCCTCTGGATCAACCGCGGCGACCTGCCGCTGTATCGCGAGCTCGGGCGCGAGAACGGCAATGGCTATGTGGAGGTCGCCGATGCGCTCCAGGGCGAGAAGCGCTCGATGGTGCGGGTCAACGCACGCGGCGAGGTCATCGTCTCCGTGGCCGTCCCCGTGCTGCGTTCGCGCGCCATCCACGGCGCGCTGATGCTGTCGACGCAGGGCGACGACATCGACCAGATGGTCACGGCCGAGCGCCTCGCCATCCTGAAAGTGGGCGGCGTCGCCGCCGCGGTCATGATCATGCTGTCGTTGCTGCTTGCGAGCACGATCGCGGGGCCCGTGCGCCGGCTCGCCGACAGCGCCGAGCGCGTCCGCCGCCGCATCAAGACCCGCGTCGAGATCCCCGACTTCACCCGCCGCCGCGACGAGATCGGCCATCTCTCCGGCGCGCTGCGCGACATGACCAACGCGCTGTACAAGCGCATCGAGGCGATCGAGATGTTCGCCGCCGACGTCGCCCACGAGCTGAAGAACCCGCTGACCTCGCTGCGCTCCGCTGTCGAGACCCTGCCGCTGGCGCGCAACGAGAACAGCCGCGCCCGCCTGCTCGAGGTGATCGAGCATGACGTCAAGCGGCTCGACCGGCTGATCTCCGACATTTCGGATGCGAGCCGGCTCGACGCCGAATTGCAGCGGCAGGACGCCATTCCAGTCGATCTCAAGCGCCTGTTGGGCACGCTGGTTTCGGTCGCCAACGAGACCAAGCTCGGCCACGACGTCGCGGTCGAGGCGCGCTTCGAGGGACGCGGCGGTAGCGACACGTTCTCGGTGACGGGTCACGATTCACGGCTCGGACAGGTGGTTTCGAACCTGCTCTCGAACGCGCAGTCGTTCTCGGAAGCCGGCAGCAAGGTGCGCCTGACCTGCCGCCGTGTGCGCGGCGAGATCGAGATCGTGGTCGACGACGACGGTCCCGGCATCCGCGACGACGCGCTGGAGCGCATCTTCGAGCGCTTCTACACCGACCGTCCGCATCAGGGCTTTGGCCAGAACTCCGGCCTCGGCCTGTCGATCTCCAAGCAGATCGTCGAGGCCCATGGCGGTCGCATCTGGGCGGAGAACCGCGCAGGCCCGCCGGATGAAGACGGCGCACCGACGGTCGCCGGTGCACGCTTCGTGGTGAGGCTGCCGGCACTATGA
- a CDS encoding PTS sugar transporter subunit IIA, with translation MIGLVLVTHGRLADEFKAALEHVMGPQKQIEAITIGAEDDSDLCRSDIIEAVNRVDSGDGVAILTDMFGGTPSNLAISCMSRPKVEVLAGINLPMLVKLAKVREERSLPDAIAMAQEAGRKYVTIASRVLAGK, from the coding sequence ATGATTGGTCTAGTACTTGTGACCCACGGGCGCCTTGCCGACGAGTTCAAGGCGGCGCTTGAGCATGTGATGGGTCCGCAAAAGCAAATCGAAGCGATCACGATCGGTGCCGAAGATGATTCCGATCTCTGCCGAAGCGACATCATCGAAGCGGTTAACCGCGTCGATTCCGGCGACGGCGTTGCGATCCTCACCGACATGTTCGGCGGCACGCCGTCGAACCTTGCAATATCCTGCATGAGCCGGCCGAAGGTCGAAGTGCTCGCGGGCATCAACCTGCCCATGCTGGTGAAGCTCGCCAAGGTTCGTGAAGAGCGCTCGCTGCCCGACGCGATCGCGATGGCCCAGGAAGCCGGCCGCAAATACGTCACCATCGCCAGCCGCGTGCTCGCCGGCAAATGA
- a CDS encoding acyl-CoA thioesterase, whose amino-acid sequence MHAKLPHPFDDTTRITAGDSSWQGHTSDDYWAFVGPFGGATAATILRALIDHPQCAGDPLALTVNYCAPIAKGPFDLDVRLVKANRSSQHWSVELSQGGGEVATLATAVFAERRPSWEHRVAQYPGAKPFEETLPFPKIQAAWANQYEFRFVEGEMRIGPPQAELASTYSKIWISDREPRKLDMLSLMSMSDAFFGRIFHVRRELVPFGTVSLTTYFHTDAEELAAEDITRVLATADSKIMHKSYADQNAELWSPNGRLLATSTQIAYFKA is encoded by the coding sequence ATGCACGCCAAGCTCCCGCACCCCTTCGACGACACTACCCGCATCACCGCGGGTGACAGCAGCTGGCAGGGGCACACCAGCGACGATTACTGGGCCTTTGTCGGCCCGTTCGGCGGCGCTACGGCCGCGACCATCCTGCGCGCGCTGATCGACCATCCACAATGCGCCGGCGATCCGCTGGCTCTGACCGTCAATTACTGCGCGCCGATCGCCAAGGGACCGTTTGACCTGGATGTGCGGCTTGTGAAGGCCAACCGCTCCAGCCAGCACTGGAGCGTCGAGCTGTCGCAAGGCGGCGGCGAGGTCGCAACACTCGCCACCGCCGTGTTCGCCGAGCGCCGGCCGTCCTGGGAGCACAGGGTAGCTCAATATCCGGGCGCAAAGCCCTTCGAGGAGACGCTGCCGTTCCCGAAGATCCAGGCGGCCTGGGCCAACCAGTATGAATTCCGCTTCGTCGAGGGCGAGATGCGGATCGGCCCGCCACAGGCCGAGCTTGCCAGCACCTATTCGAAGATCTGGATCAGCGATCGCGAGCCGCGCAAGCTCGACATGCTGTCGCTGATGTCGATGTCGGACGCCTTCTTCGGCCGCATCTTTCACGTGCGACGCGAGCTGGTGCCGTTCGGCACGGTGTCGCTGACGACCTATTTCCACACCGACGCTGAAGAGCTCGCGGCCGAAGACATCACCCGCGTGCTGGCGACGGCGGATTCGAAGATCATGCACAAGAGCTACGCCGATCAGAACGCCGAACTGTGGTCGCCGAACGGAAGGCTGCTCGCGACGAGCACGCAGATCGCTTATTTCAAGGCGTAG
- a CDS encoding CHAT domain-containing tetratricopeptide repeat protein, whose amino-acid sequence MTRRRLALAAGLALAITASLATPGLAQTGGLAAQSARINALRSAGKYAEALPLAQAMVASLEKTSNSRDLAAALNNLGQIYADQGHDDQAEPLYMRAIALMEKGAGLDSVEIAPLLNNLAALDQRQGRFAEAEPLFKRALAIREKALSREHPDVGQSLNNLATLYVKQEHFADAEPLFQRALAIYQKVGGPEHPAVATLLNNLGQVYRDLNRDADAEAPIKRSLAIREKVLGPDHPDVARSLNNLAGLYEHQQRYADAEPLYRRALAIREKALGPDHPDVATSTSNLAYFLYVSSRTADALPLAEKTLATDRAQLRVVLPILFAARQQHLLPDDKALDEALAAIQRGTQSSAASAVNKLAVRLAAGSDRLAELVRKDQDLAAESEALDKAIISAVSKQAAQRDVAGEQRSRARIAAIATERAGLQKTLAVEFPDYASLCNPLPLTVKDIQPLLASDEAMTIYSVVDKRSYVIAVTREGIDWKEIPLGADALAQKVSEFRKGLDVGKARDASGKSGLFDLARANELYVNLLGPVEALAKDKRSLLVVPSGALTALPFHLLVTEAPQAAIPDTLEGYRSAAWLLRRQAVSVLPSVVSLKSLRAFARKDQGVKPMTGFGDPVFNPAQEGPADRRAAGGKVAARSIATSAYTDFWRGAGVDRARLAQALPQLPDTADELSAVARDVGAAEADIHLGRDASEATLKRAPLAQYSIIYFATHGLVAGDIKGVGEPSLALSIPDQPSELDDGLLTASEVAQLKLNADWVVLSACNTIAGDKPGAEALSGLARAFFYAGARALLVSHWAVDSEAATRLTTSTFDLLKNEPGIGRAEALRRAMLTYVDDTSSPRNAYPAMWAPFALIGEGAVR is encoded by the coding sequence ATGACGCGTCGTCGTTTGGCATTGGCCGCGGGCCTCGCGCTCGCGATCACCGCATCGCTTGCCACGCCTGGCCTGGCTCAAACGGGCGGTCTTGCCGCACAGAGCGCGCGGATCAATGCGCTGCGAAGTGCCGGCAAATATGCGGAGGCGCTGCCGCTGGCGCAGGCCATGGTGGCCTCGCTTGAGAAGACCAGTAACAGCCGCGACCTCGCCGCCGCGCTCAACAACCTCGGGCAGATTTACGCCGATCAGGGCCATGACGACCAGGCCGAGCCGCTCTACATGCGTGCGATCGCGCTGATGGAGAAGGGCGCCGGTCTCGACAGCGTCGAGATCGCGCCTTTGCTCAACAATCTCGCCGCGCTCGACCAGCGCCAGGGTCGGTTTGCCGAGGCCGAGCCGTTGTTCAAGCGCGCGCTCGCCATTCGCGAAAAGGCGCTGTCGCGCGAGCATCCCGACGTCGGCCAGTCCCTCAACAATCTCGCCACGCTCTATGTGAAGCAGGAGCATTTTGCCGATGCCGAGCCGCTGTTCCAGCGCGCGCTCGCGATCTATCAGAAGGTCGGCGGCCCCGAGCATCCGGCGGTCGCCACGCTTTTGAACAATCTCGGTCAGGTCTATCGCGACCTCAATCGCGATGCGGATGCCGAGGCGCCGATCAAGCGTTCGCTCGCGATCCGCGAGAAAGTATTGGGACCGGATCATCCCGATGTCGCGCGCTCGCTGAACAATCTCGCCGGGCTCTACGAGCACCAGCAGCGCTATGCCGATGCCGAGCCGCTCTATCGCCGCGCGTTGGCGATCCGCGAGAAGGCGCTGGGCCCGGATCATCCGGATGTTGCGACCTCGACCAGCAATCTCGCTTATTTCCTCTACGTCTCCAGCCGGACTGCGGATGCACTGCCGCTCGCAGAAAAGACGCTTGCGACCGATCGTGCGCAGTTGCGCGTGGTGTTGCCGATCCTGTTCGCCGCGCGGCAGCAACATCTGTTGCCGGACGACAAGGCACTGGACGAGGCGCTCGCCGCGATCCAGCGCGGCACGCAATCATCCGCGGCGTCGGCCGTGAACAAGCTTGCCGTGCGCCTCGCGGCCGGCAGCGACCGGCTCGCCGAGCTCGTGCGCAAGGATCAGGATCTCGCGGCCGAATCCGAGGCGCTCGACAAGGCGATCATCAGCGCGGTGTCGAAACAGGCCGCGCAGCGCGACGTCGCGGGCGAGCAGCGCAGCCGCGCGCGGATTGCGGCGATCGCAACCGAGCGCGCCGGCTTGCAGAAGACGCTCGCCGTCGAATTCCCCGATTATGCCTCGCTCTGCAATCCGCTGCCGCTGACGGTCAAGGATATCCAGCCGCTGCTGGCGAGCGATGAGGCGATGACGATCTATTCCGTCGTCGACAAGCGCAGCTACGTCATCGCGGTCACACGCGAGGGGATCGACTGGAAGGAGATTCCGCTTGGCGCAGACGCGCTGGCGCAGAAAGTATCGGAGTTCCGCAAAGGCCTCGACGTCGGCAAAGCGCGCGACGCCTCCGGCAAATCGGGCTTGTTCGATCTTGCGCGCGCCAACGAGCTCTATGTCAATTTGCTTGGTCCGGTCGAGGCGCTGGCCAAGGACAAGCGCAGCCTGCTGGTGGTGCCATCGGGTGCGCTGACGGCGTTGCCGTTTCATCTGCTTGTCACCGAGGCGCCGCAAGCTGCCATTCCCGACACGCTCGAAGGCTATCGCAGCGCCGCCTGGCTGTTGCGGCGTCAGGCGGTCTCGGTGTTGCCCTCGGTGGTCAGCCTGAAATCGCTGCGCGCCTTTGCGCGCAAGGATCAGGGTGTCAAGCCGATGACCGGCTTTGGCGATCCCGTGTTCAATCCTGCACAAGAAGGTCCCGCTGATCGTCGCGCAGCAGGCGGCAAGGTGGCCGCGCGCAGCATCGCGACATCAGCCTATACCGACTTCTGGCGCGGCGCCGGCGTCGATCGTGCGCGGCTGGCGCAGGCACTGCCGCAATTGCCCGACACGGCGGACGAGTTGAGCGCGGTCGCGAGGGACGTCGGCGCGGCCGAGGCCGACATCCATCTTGGCCGCGACGCCAGCGAGGCGACGCTCAAGCGTGCACCGCTTGCTCAATACAGCATCATCTACTTTGCCACCCACGGGCTCGTGGCCGGCGATATCAAGGGGGTGGGCGAACCGTCGCTCGCGCTCTCCATTCCCGACCAACCCTCCGAGCTCGACGATGGGCTGCTCACGGCGAGCGAAGTCGCCCAGCTCAAGCTCAACGCGGATTGGGTGGTGCTGTCGGCCTGCAACACCATTGCCGGTGACAAGCCCGGAGCCGAAGCCCTGTCGGGCCTGGCGCGTGCGTTCTTCTATGCCGGTGCGCGCGCGCTCCTGGTCTCGCACTGGGCCGTAGATTCCGAGGCTGCCACCCGCTTGACCACTTCGACTTTCGATCTGCTCAAAAACGAACCAGGAATTGGTCGTGCCGAAGCCCTGCGGCGCGCGATGTTAACGTATGTTGACGACACCTCGTCGCCGCGCAATGCATATCCCGCGATGTGGGCACCATTCGCACTGATCGGCGAGGGCGCCGTCCGATAG
- a CDS encoding HPr kinase/phosphorylase — protein sequence MSGGDASVHASAVKVGGLAVLIRGPSGAGKSRLAFDLVMAGRSGVVERAVLVGDDRVHLATLGHEIEVRPAPRLAGLIEIRGLGIRRCDFVEHATVGLVVDLDAADAERLPPPESLKTSIFGVELPRIPVGRGYSPLPLVVAALTTTKS from the coding sequence ATGAGCGGCGGCGACGCGAGCGTTCATGCCTCCGCGGTCAAGGTCGGCGGTCTGGCGGTGCTGATCCGCGGCCCTTCAGGCGCGGGCAAGTCGCGCCTTGCCTTCGATTTGGTCATGGCGGGGCGCTCAGGCGTGGTCGAAAGAGCCGTCCTGGTCGGTGACGACCGTGTCCATCTGGCGACACTCGGCCACGAAATTGAAGTCCGCCCCGCGCCTCGGCTGGCCGGCCTGATCGAGATCAGGGGCTTGGGGATCCGCCGCTGCGACTTCGTGGAGCATGCGACGGTCGGTCTCGTGGTCGATCTGGACGCCGCCGACGCGGAACGCCTGCCGCCGCCGGAATCCTTGAAAACCAGCATTTTCGGTGTCGAATTACCGCGAATCCCGGTTGGGCGCGGCTATTCGCCCCTCCCACTGGTTGTCGCGGCCTTGACCACTACCAAGAGTTAA